Genomic DNA from Jonesia denitrificans DSM 20603:
TGCCCTGACGGGACGTGATGGCGCCCTCGCGTACGCGCAGGACATTGGTGTGGTTCCGGTTGCTTCGTTCACTGCCACAAAGGTGCGGTGGATGCGTGATCACGAACCGGAGAACATGGCAAAAGTTGCTGCGATTGCGTTGCCCCATGACTGGCTGACGTGGCAAATCATTGGTGCTGGTGGTGAACCTGGTGCGGCCCGTGACCTTAGTGCGTTGGCAACGGATCGTTCTGATGCGTCAGGAACGGCGTACTTTAACTCCACTAGTGGCGAATATGATCGCACGTTGTTTGAGTTAGCTGCAGGTGAAGGCGCGTTCGATGCCATCACGTTGCCACGGGTTCTTGCGCCGCAGGAGTCGGCTGGTCGTACCCCGTGGGGTGCGTTGGTTGGTCCTGGTGCCGGTGACAATGCAGGGGCCGCGCTCGGGTTGGGGGCCGCTGCCGGGGACATCGTGTTGTCTGTGGGTACCTCGGGTGTGGTCACTGCGGTGTCGTCCACTCAGGTGTGTGACGCGACCGGAAACGTGGCAGGGTTTGCGTCTGCAACCGGTGATTTCCTCCCGTTGGTGTGCACGATTAACGCATCGCGCATCATTGATGTAGCACGCCGCATCCTGGGTGTGGATTACGACGAGTTGGCACAGTTGGCGCTGGCAGCGCCTCCGGGGGCTGGTGGGCTAGTTCTGGTGCCGTTCTTTGAAGGTGAGCGCACCCCGAACCGTCCGGATGCAACGGGAACACTGCATGGTATGACGCTAGAGAACACGACCCCGCAGAACATTGCGCGGGCCGCGGTGGAAGCGTTGCTGTGTTCGCTGGCTGACGGTGTTGATGCTCTGCGGGAGTTGGGTGTTGATGTGCGCCGGTTGGTGCTGATCGGTGGTGGGGCTCAGTCTCCGGCGACCCGAGCGATCGCTCCGCAGGTCTTTGGTCTGCCGGTGACGGTTCCAGCGTCGGGTGAGTATGTTGCTGATGGCGCTGCCCGCCAGGCAGCGTGGACGCTGCTTGGTGGGGACACTCCGCCACAGTGGCCGCTTGCTGGTGCGGAGGTGTTTGAGGGTGAAGAACAGCCGATCATTCGCGAGCAGTATGCACGGGTGCGTGACCTGGTTTAGGTAGGTGACTGTGTGCGGGGTGGTGCATTGCCGGTTGGCGATGCGCCACCCCGTGTGTGTGTCCAAGGGTGCGTGTGGTGGGGGCGCGACCACCACACCACGACCAACCAGGTGGTCGCCTATACGAATCAGTTGTGATGAAAACGCAATCTCCCCGTGCGTTGGTCCTCTACCCACACCGTGAACAATGTCTTAACCTAAAGAAGCCACCACGTGGCACAGGCCAACCACACCCGTGGCCAGGAATGAGGACGACCTGTGAACACCCCCACCGTCAAAGCAGTTACTGTCGGAGTCGTCGACGACAACCCGCGCGACCGCCAACGCATCATCGACATGCTTCACCACTACCAAACCGAGCACCCCACCCAATTCACGATCCGGGAATTCGAAGACGGTGCCGCACTCCTTGACAACTACCAACCCGACTACGACGTCCTCTTCCTTGACATTCAAATGGATGGCATCGATGGCATGCGCGCTGCTGCCTCCATCCGAAAAGTCGACTCCTCCGTCATCCTCATCTTCGTCACCAAAACTGCCCAATACGCCACCAGCGGCTACGCAGTCCAAGCCCAGGGTTACCTGCTCAAACCCGTCTCCGACTTCGCGTTCGACACTGAACTCACCCGCAGCTTGAAACAGCTCAAACGCCTTGAGCGCGACTCCATCCTCGTCGGTTCAGCCACCGCCCCGCGCCGGGTTGACGTCGCCGACATCCTCTACATCGAGTCACGCCGCCACCGTCTCACCGTCCACACTGTCGACGACGCGATTTCCTTTAATGGAACCCTCAAAGACTACGAAGAACTCCTGACCGACCACAGCTTCTACCGGTCAAACTCCGGGTACCTCGTCAGCCTGCGACACGTCATCGCCGTCGACAAAGAAGACTGCATCATGTCCAACGGAGCCCCCCTAAAAATCTCCCGCTCCCGCAAAAAAGGACTCTTTGAAGGGCTCACCCACTACCTCGGTGGGAAAGTCGGGTGATCCTCCAAGACCTCCCCGACATCCCCCGCTGGTACACCGGACTTGCCGAATGGTCCGCCATCGTCGTCTACATCAGCCTCGTTCGTCCCCGATGGCACGGCCTCACACGGCATCTGATCACCTTCGGGTCCCTGCCCATCCTCATCGGCGTCCAACTTCTCGCTGGGGCACTGCCCTTGATGTTCTGGACACTGGGAATGGCGCTCGCTGTCACAACAATTTTCACCGTCATGTACACAGCGACAGACTCCACCGCCACGACCGCCGGGTATCTGACCGCCCGCGCCTTCGTTCTCGCGGAACTTGTTGCCTCACTGCAATGGCAAATCTGGGTCCACTTCCTTCCCCAACACCCATCCCCAGCGTTGGGGACCACTGCTTTTACCGCATCGGTGGTGTGGCTCCTGGCCGCCTACGCGGTCGGGTTCGGCGCAGCCCGCTACGCCGAACGGCGCACCTTCGCCCGCGACCGGGCGCTGCGCATCGACACGCCCTCCCTCATCACCGCGTCCGCGATCGCCATTGGAACGTTCCTCGTGTCAAACTTGTCGTTCCTCACCACGTCCACCCCATTCTCAGGGCGCACCTCAACCGACATTTTCTACATCCGCACCCTCGTTGACCTTGCAGGATACGTTGCTCTCTACACGCAGCAGGCCTACCGCAACCAAGTGAGCAACTCCGTGGCCCTCGCCCAAACCGAAGCGCTCCTCAAAGCCCAACAAGAGCAGTACTACCAATCCCAACGCAACATCGAAGAACTCAACCGCATCCACCACGACCTCAAACACTACGTCGCCGCGATCCGGGAAGAAGACTCCGCTGCACTGCGCTCCACCTACCTGGCCGAACTGGAAGACTCCATCCGCGGGTACGAATCACAAATTGACACCGGCAACCCCACACTCGACGTCATCCTCAACTCAAAAATGGAACGTTGCCTGCGCGAGAACATCTCCATGACCAACGTGGTCGACGGGCAAGCTGTTGCCTTCATGGACCTCGTGCGCCTCTCAGCCCTCTTTGGAAACGCACTGGACAACGCCATCGAAGCGAGCCTGCGCATCGACAACCCGGACGAACGCCACATCAAAGTGTCCGTGTATCGCAGACTCGACTTTGTCATGATCAAAGTGGAAAACCACACCCGCACTGCCGTGACCCTGGAACGAGGGCTCCCACGGACCACCAAACGCGACCGAACCCGCCACGGGTACGGGCTTGCCAACATGCGCAGCATTGTTGAGTCTTACGAAGGCACCATGACCATTGATGTTGAAGACGGCTGGTTCACTGTGCGCATGCTTGTGCCACGACCACCGGTCGTGTAGCGGTCACCTGACGTGCGCACAACAACGGGGCTTCCAGCCCATGGCTGAAAGCCCCGCAGAGTGTGCAAACGCGACAGTTATTACTCGCCGGCTTCGGAGAGGTTCCCGTCCTGGTCCATCTGCCACTGCTTGCCAGTGTCAGCAGACGTCGCGGTGACAACAAACGACCCGTCCTCAATCTGCACTGTGGAAATGTACTTTTCCACAGCGTCAGAAGGGTAGTAAGGCATCACCCACATGCCGTACTTCTGAGTGGGGTTATCCACATCGGAGGCAAGCATAATCTGGGGCATGTCACCCACCTCAGCGATCTGGTCATTGATGATCTTCACGCCCGCTTCAAGATCCGCAATGAACGCTTCGCTTTCTGCGGCGTCCCCTGCGTCTTGACCACCATCAGTGCTCTGTGTCGTGGTGGTGTCGTCGGAGCTCCCCGAGTCACTGCATGCGGCAACCCCAAACATTCCTGCGGTGGCGAGCGCGGCTGTGATGGTCAGTGTGGTGAGCCGGTTCTTCATGGTGTTCTCCTTGGTGTGATTGTCGATGCGTGGGGACACATCGTGGTGGGCCCACGAGGTGCCCTTCCCGTCGTGTGACGGGGAGGGCACCAAGCGGGGTGGTCCCGCCATCAGTGGTGGATGCTACTCGATGGGTTGACCGCCACAGGTCAAACCAAAACCGAATGAGTAGCTGTTTCCGGCGGAGTCGACGTAGGGGTCGGTGTCGCCGGCGATGTCTTCGAAGCTTGCTTCCACGGTGTCCATGTCCTTAGGCAAGGTGATGGGCAGGCGTCCGCCTGGTTCTGCCAGGCCAAGTGCCACATCAATCATCGATGCGTCAGAGACCCCGAAGCCGAGGAGGATTGCGTCCGAGTCCGCTTCGAACTCTGTGGGG
This window encodes:
- a CDS encoding xylulokinase; amino-acid sequence: MTQRLVAGVDSSTQSCKVVIRDAETGALVRSGSAKHPDGTEVHPSHWWAAFQEAAAAAGGLDDVEAIAVGGQQHGMVALDHNGEVIRDALLWNDTRSAGAARDLIADYGALTGRDGALAYAQDIGVVPVASFTATKVRWMRDHEPENMAKVAAIALPHDWLTWQIIGAGGEPGAARDLSALATDRSDASGTAYFNSTSGEYDRTLFELAAGEGAFDAITLPRVLAPQESAGRTPWGALVGPGAGDNAGAALGLGAAAGDIVLSVGTSGVVTAVSSTQVCDATGNVAGFASATGDFLPLVCTINASRIIDVARRILGVDYDELAQLALAAPPGAGGLVLVPFFEGERTPNRPDATGTLHGMTLENTTPQNIARAAVEALLCSLADGVDALRELGVDVRRLVLIGGGAQSPATRAIAPQVFGLPVTVPASGEYVADGAARQAAWTLLGGDTPPQWPLAGAEVFEGEEQPIIREQYARVRDLV
- a CDS encoding LytR/AlgR family response regulator transcription factor, translated to MNTPTVKAVTVGVVDDNPRDRQRIIDMLHHYQTEHPTQFTIREFEDGAALLDNYQPDYDVLFLDIQMDGIDGMRAAASIRKVDSSVILIFVTKTAQYATSGYAVQAQGYLLKPVSDFAFDTELTRSLKQLKRLERDSILVGSATAPRRVDVADILYIESRRHRLTVHTVDDAISFNGTLKDYEELLTDHSFYRSNSGYLVSLRHVIAVDKEDCIMSNGAPLKISRSRKKGLFEGLTHYLGGKVG
- a CDS encoding sensor histidine kinase, with translation MILQDLPDIPRWYTGLAEWSAIVVYISLVRPRWHGLTRHLITFGSLPILIGVQLLAGALPLMFWTLGMALAVTTIFTVMYTATDSTATTAGYLTARAFVLAELVASLQWQIWVHFLPQHPSPALGTTAFTASVVWLLAAYAVGFGAARYAERRTFARDRALRIDTPSLITASAIAIGTFLVSNLSFLTTSTPFSGRTSTDIFYIRTLVDLAGYVALYTQQAYRNQVSNSVALAQTEALLKAQQEQYYQSQRNIEELNRIHHDLKHYVAAIREEDSAALRSTYLAELEDSIRGYESQIDTGNPTLDVILNSKMERCLRENISMTNVVDGQAVAFMDLVRLSALFGNALDNAIEASLRIDNPDERHIKVSVYRRLDFVMIKVENHTRTAVTLERGLPRTTKRDRTRHGYGLANMRSIVESYEGTMTIDVEDGWFTVRMLVPRPPVV